Part of the Kangiella geojedonensis genome is shown below.
CCCTCGCAACATGATTGCCGCGGGTATTATCGCGCGCAATGCTAATAAACTTGGCTTACAGCGTAAGCCGTGGGTAAAAACTTCTTTAGCACCTGGCTCTAAGGCCGTAACCGCTTACTTAGAAGAGTCAAACTTATTGCCTGAAATGGAAAAGTTAGGTTTTGGTGTGGTTGGTTATGCGTGTACGTCGTGTAACGGCATGAGCGGTGCCTTAGACCCTAAAATTAAGCAAGAGATTGAAGAAAGAAATTTATATTCAACAGCGGTACTGTCGGGTAACCGTAACTTTGACGGTCGTATCCACCCACACGCGGATCAAGCGTTCCTAGCATCGCCGCCTTTAGTTGTGGCTTATGCTATCGCCGGTACGATTCGTTTTGATATCGAAAAAGGTGTGCTTGGAACTGACCAAGAAGGTAATCCAGTAACCTTGAAAGACATTTGGCCGACGGATGAAGAAATTGATTCAATCATTTCGGAAAGCGTCAAGCCACAACAATTCCGTGATGTTTATGAGCCGATGTTTAATGTTGAAGTAGACATGGGTGATAAGACTGACCCATTGTATGACTGGCGCCCGATGAGCACTTATATCCGCCGTCCTCCTTATTGGGAAGGGGCGTTGGCTGGTGAGCGCAGCATGAAAGATATGCGTCCGTTAGCAGTATTAGGCGATAACATTACCACTGATCACTTGTCGCCATCGAATGCCATTCAAAAATCGAGTGCCGCCGGTGCTTATTTAGATTCGATGGGCGTGCCAGAAGAAGACTATAACTCTTACGCAACGCACCGCGGTGATCACTTAACCGCACAACGTGCAACTTTCGCTAATCCAAAACTGTTGAACGAAATGGTTCGTGATGAAAATGGCGAAGTGAAGCAAGGGTCATTAGCGCGCCTTGAGCCGGAAGGCAAAGAAATGCGTATGTGGGAAACGATTGAAACCTACATGGAACGCAAACAGCCGTTGATTATTATTGCTGGCGCAGATTATGGCCAAGGTTCTTCGCGTGACTGGGCGGCGAAAGGTGTGCGTCTAGCGGGCGTACAAGTGATTGCCGCTGAAGGCTTTGAGCGCATTCACCGCACCAACTTAATCGGTATGGGCGTATTGCCACTTCAGTTTGAAGAAGGCACAACGCGTAAAACGCTCAACATCGACGGAACAGAAACTTATGACGTCGAAGGTGATATTGCACCAGGCGCGACAATGACGTTGGTTATTAAGCGTAAAGACGGCGAGCGTGTTGAAGTGCCAATGATATGTCGCTTAGATACCGCCGAAGAAGTAAATATCTATGAAGCAGGCGGTGTGTTACAAAGATTCGCTAAGGACTTCTTAGCAGCGAGTTAGAACTATATACAACGACTTTGTCATCCCGCGGTACCAAGGGCAATTCCTTTGGTCGTTTACCGCGGGAGCCAGAGTCTTTAAAGCAACTTACTAGATTTCGCATCGTAGTGCAGAATGACAAGAACAAAAGGTTAAACCCATGTCAGCAACATTTTCTCCTCAAATCAGGATTCCGGCCACTTACATGCGCGGCGGAACCAGTAAAGGTGTTTTCTTTAACCTAACCGATTTGCCAGAAGAGGCGCAGGTGCCGGGGCCAGCGCGTGATGCTTTGTTATTGCGTGTCGTGGGGAGTCCTGATCCTTACGGTAAACATACTGATGGTATGGGTGGCGCAACGTCGAGCACCAGTAAAACAGTGATCTTGTCGAAAAGCGATATCGCGGATCATGATGTGGATTATTTATTCGGTCAGGTTTCTATCGACAAGCCTTTTATCGATTGGAGTGGTAACTGCGGCAACTTAACTGCAGCGGTGGGCTCGTTCGCCATTAACAGCGGTCTCGTCGATGCTGAGCGTATTCCTGAAAATGGTCATGCTGAAGTTCGTATCTGGCAAGCCAATATCGAGAAAACCATCATTGCGCATGTACCGATTACCAATGGTCAGGTGCAAGAAACCGGCGACTTTATTCTCGATGGCGTGACGTTCCCAGCAGCAGAAGTGCAGGTCGACTTTCTCGACCCAGCTGGTGAAGGTTCAATGTTTCCAACGGGTAACCTAATTGATGACTTAGAAGTGCCAAACATTGGTACCTTCAAAGCCACCATGATTACCGCGGGTATTCCAACCATTTTCTTAAACGCCGACGAAATCAACTTTAATGGCAAAACCTATAACGGCACCGAGTTACAGGAAGCCATTAACAACGACGACGAAGCTTTAGAAATGTTTGAGACGATTCGAGCGCATGGCGCAGTGAAGATGGGCCTTATCGAAAACATCGAAGAAGCCGCGAACCGTCAGCACACGCCAAAAGTTGCTTTTGTCGCTAAACCAGCGGACTACGTATCTTCTAGCGGTAAAAACATCAGCGCCAGCGATATCGATCTCAATGTACGCGCCTTGTCTATGGGCAAGCTCCACCACGCCATGATGGGCACCGCTGCAGTAGCAATCGCTACGGCCTCAACCATTCCAGGCACGGTAGTGAACTTAGCCGCGGGTGGCGGCGATCGCCAAAGTGTGATCTTTGGACATCCGTCAGGCACCTTAAAAGTCGGCGCAGAGACTGAGCTGCAAAATGGTCAATGGATCGCTAAAAAAGTTTTTATGAGTCGTAGTGCCAGAATCTTAATGGAAGGCTCTGTACGAGTGCCAGGGGATTGTTTTTAGTAGCCAATTGTTGGTAAAAACAGTATACAAGTAAATTAGATAACTAACATAATATGCTGGTTTGTAAGAAGGTTTACTTTAAATTCATGTGTATAAGAAGTGTGAAAAAGGATCTAGGGGAGGATTTTATGGGCGGTAAGTTACTTGAAGAGATTGAAGATTGGAAGTTAGAAGCTAAACTAGAAAATAACAATAAATATTTTTTCCATACAAGGGTAGTAAATAAAGTCGTTGAGGGGAAAAAATCTTATGTGATTGGTCGAAAAGGAACCGGTAAAACTGCAATCAGTGAATATCTTGTTTCGATTAAGGAAGATGGATATTTTGCTCAAAAATTAACATTTAAAAACTTCCCCTTTAATAAGCTATATGAGCTATCTGATGATGGATACAATGAGCCAAATCAATATATTACGGTTTGGAAGTATTTGATATATTCTACTGTTTGTCAGATGCTCTCTAAGAATGAGAACGTTGACTTAGATAGCAGGGAAAAATTAGAGAAATTATTTAACCATGACTTAACCTCTGCACTCCCTAACGCTGTAAATGAATGGACAGGTTTCAAGTTTGATATAAAAGTATTAGGGAACGGTATCGGCTTAGGTTCGGAGAAAAAAACAAGCGAAACCAAAGGAGCTGATATTGCTGAACGGGTTAGAGTTTTAGAGCAGTTTATAGAGCATAAATTAGGTAAAGAGACATATGTCGTTTTATTTGATGAGCTAGATGAGGACTACAAAGATATTATAGACAGGGAGAAATATAAGAAATATACAGATTTGTTAACTAGTCTATTTAAGGCCGTGCAGGATATAAAAGCAAAATTTAATCGTTTTAAGTTTTATCCTGTAATATTTTTAAGGGACGATATTTACGATATCTTACTAGATCCTGATAAAAATAAATGGACTGACTATAAGATCTCGCTGGAGTGGAGTAGGGATAACTTAAAAAACTTACTGGCCTTTAGGATTTCTAGAGCAGTAAGTCTTGATAGTGATGGAATGAATTTCCAACAGGCATGGAGCAAGGTGTTTAAATCAGGAGACGTTAGGTATGGTAATAGGGGAAGCAAGTCAATGAGCATATTTAATTATATTACCCGCTGTACTCAAAATCGCCCCAGAGATTTTATTAGGTATTTACAAATTTGCGCGGAGTTATCTTTGGAGCGAGGTCAAGATAAGGTAACACCAAGTATTGTAAAAACTGTTGCGAAACCCTTTTCTAATTACTTAAAAACCGAAATGGAGGATGAGATTCATGGGGCTCTTCCTGAGATAAAAAAAATATTCAATTTATTTACGAAGCTTAGAAAGCAAACACTGAATATTAGTGAGTTTGAAAAAATTTATAATGCTGAAGTATCTGCTGAGAATATTCCAAAGCGAGATTATCAATTCATACTAGAGATGTTATTCATGTTTAGTGTAATTGGAAATGTTACGACTCAAAAAAATCATCAGGTGTTTAGATATCAAAACAAGGATGCAAGATTAAATATGAATGAACAAATTTGTGTGCATAGAGGGTTATATAGGGCTCTCCAGATTCTATAATAGAAGCAAGCGTAGCCTCGAAGGAACTTCGAGGTTTACGGTAACGAGGAACGGATAATTCCCTCGATTACGCTAAAGCTAATCGAGGCTACGTAAATTACATACCCAAGATATCCGTTAAGAGATTACCGCGTCACTGTTTTACAGCTCCTCGGTAATTGCTCCTGCATTACTCTAACTCCTGCATTCATGCAGACGTCGTAATCACGAGCAGTTGCTTTACTATACGGTGTCTATATCTTTATACTGGTTCTAAGCTTTTTAACCATGGAGTTAGTATGTTTCGTCGTTATTTAGTTTTTCCTGCGGTGGTTTCTTCACTGCTGTTTGTATCTGGTTTAGCTTTTAGTTCGGTGGCGGGTGGCTCCGAAGCTGAGAAGCCTTCAGTTAAAGACGCTTCGTCTTTGCCGTCATTACTAGAGTTAGAGCCGTATGAGGTCGAGTGGGGTGGTCGTCCGCGTGATCCTGCGGTGGCGCCTGATGGTATGGTGTGGTTTTGTGGTCAGGCGGGTAATTATATTGCTCGGTTGAATCCTGAGACGGGCGCTATGAAGCAATTTTCGGTTCCTGAAGGTTCGCATCCGCATAATTTAATCGTGGCGAGTGATGGAGGCGTTTGGTACGCGGGCAATCAGAATGGTCATATCGGTCGTATCGACCCTAAGACTGGCGATATTAAGCAGTTCCCAATGCCTGAGGAGATTAAAGATCCCCACACCTTGGTGTTTGATTCGGATGAAAACATTTGGTTTACCGCGCAGCATTCGAACGTTATTGGGCATTTAGATGTTGAATCGGGCGAGGTGCGTTTTGTGAAGGGCACTAAAAAAGGCTCGCGTCCTTATGGCATTAAGCTGAATTCACAAGGTGTGCCTTGGGTTGTGATGGTAGGTACTAACAAATTGGCGACGGTTGACCCTGAAACCATGGCGTTGAAAGAAGTGGATATTCCGCGTGAAAAAGCGCGCCCACGTCGTATGGAGATAACTTCAGATGATTCAGTGTGGTATGTGGACTTTAATCGTGGCTATTTAGGGCAATATAATCCTGAAACCGAGAAGTTTACGGAGTGGTTATCGCCAAACGGTCATGATAGCCAACCTTACGGTACTGTGCTTGATAGCGAAGAACGTATTTGGTTTGCGGAAACTGGGCCTTATCCTAACGTGATGTTGGGTTTTGATACGGGGGCTAAAGCGTTTGTTAGTAAAACGATTGTCGAGAGCGGTGGCTCAGTTCGTCACATGTATTATGACGAAGCCAAAAACGAATTTTGGTTTGGTGTGGATACTGGTTTTATTGTGAGAGGCCAACCTAACTAACCCGTGAAGCCTCGAATTTTATTCGAGGCTTTATTATTCTGCTTTCTCTTTCCACCAGTCTTTAAGTTGATACCACCAGTAACTGAGTTGTGCGGCGCTGGGGCCAAAGACGCCACCATTCCAGGGTAAGCCCCAAGGTTGGAAATGCTTGTAGTGATCGTTTTCGCCGGTAATTGCTGCGGCAACGATTTCACCTGCTGCTGTGGTTGGTGCTACGCCGTGGCCACCAAACCCTGTGTTGTACCAAACGTTCGGCGCGACCTCACCGATTTGTGCCATCTGGTGTCTAGCGTAAGCCATCCAACCATGCCAGTCGTAATCGACTTTAACCCCTTCAAGTTGCGGAAACACTTTGAGCATGTCTCGCTTCAGCATGTGGTTTAAGTCTTTGGGCTTAGCTTTTCTGGCGTGAATGCGACCGCCCCACAGTATTCGAGTGTCTCTTAGCGGACGGTAGTAATCAAAAGCAAAGCGGGTGTCATAGACTGCTGAATCTGTGTTGATCGCATTGGTTAAACGATCGCCGAGCGGCTCTGTGGTCATGACGTAAGTGGCGATAGGTAAAATCGAGCTGGACACCGGTTTAAATAAATCACCAATGTAACCGCCACCGGCGAGTACCACGTTTTTGGCTTTGATGGTGCCTTGCGAAGTTTTAATTTGTTTGGTGGGGCTTTGGTAATTGATATCCAGCACTTCACATTCTTGATGTATTTTGACGCCTTGTTTCTGTAGTTCTTTGGCGATTCCAAGTGCGTAGTTAAGCGGATGGAAGTGCATCGCGTTCGGTTCAAATAAAGCGCCGTGATACTGGTTGCTTTTTAAGATGCCGTTTAATTCGTCGGGTGGAATATAGTCCCACTTAACGCCTATGGTGTCGCGCATAAAGTTTTGTTCGTCGCGCAGAATGGATTGATCTTTAAACCAGTTTGCCCAGAGAGCGCCTTTATCCACTAAGTCACAATTAATGGTGTATTGAACCACGCGTCGTCGAATGAGACTGACAGCGCCTTGGGTAAATTGATACAGCACTTTTGCTTGCTCAAGGCCGACTTGTTTCACCAGAGCTTTGGCGCCTAACGAATAACCTGCAAACACCAAACCACCGTTTCGTCCAGAGCATCCGTAGCCGATACCATGCTTATCCACGATGGCGATATTAGTATGACCACGTTCGACTAAGCCTAAGGCTGTCATTAGCCCCGCGTAACCACCGCCAACGATACAGGTTTCGACTTCTAGATTGTCGATAAACCCATCACTGGTGATGGTTTGGTTCCTAGTAGCGGCGTAATAGGTATCGGGATAGAGGGGGCTCATGTCATGATTCGTTGTTTATTTTATGAGCATCATTGTGTCTGATTTTTAAACAAAGGAAAAGTTTATTTAACGTTAGAAGCAGCGGGACTTTTTAAAACTTAACATTTGTCGCTTGAGATAGCCGCTACGTCTGTTTAAGGTGAATGGATAGCATTCATCAAGAGCAAGGAGTTGATATGTCAAGCACAGTTGAGTCGAACGTACGCCCAGAACCTGATGCAGAGTTAGTTCGCATTGCGGAATATGTCGCTGAATATACCGTGGAGAGCGACGAGGCAATGACGACTGCTCGCTATTGTCTGATGGATACGCTTGGGTGTGGCTTGCTAGCTTTGCGCTACCCTGAGTGCACAAAACATCTAGGGCCACTAGCACCCGGAACTGTAGTGCCAAACGGTGCGCGAGTGCCGGGCACCCAATTTGAGATGGATCCTGTCAAGGCGGCTTTTGATATTGGCTGCATGATTCGTTGGCTTGATTACAACGATACGTGGCTAGCGGCAGAGTGGGGGCATCCCTCGGATAACCTTGGTGGTATTTTAGCCATTGCAGACTTTTTAAGTCGTCAGTCGATCGCCGAAGGATACGCGCCGCTGACCATGCAAACCGTTTTAGAGGCAATGGTGAAAGCTCATGAAATTCAGGGCGTGTTGGCGCTGGATAATAGTTTCAACCGAGTCGGTTTAGATCACGTGATTCTAGTCAAAGTCGCTTCCACAGCGGTAATCACGCACATGATGGGTGGTAGCCGCGACGACATTATTGATGCCGTGTCTCAGGCTTTTGTCGATGGTCAGTCGCTTCGGACTTACCGTCATACCCCTAACACAGGCTCTAGAAAGTCTTGGGCAGCAGGAGATGCGACGTCGCGTGCGGTGCGGTTGGCGATGATGACGCTGACGGGCGAGATGGGGTATCCCAGTGCGCTAAGCGCTAAAACTTGGGGTTTTTATGATGTGTCGTTTGACGGCAAGCCGTTTAGTTTTCAGCGTGACTTTGGCAGTTATGTGATGGAAAACATTTTATTTAAGATTTCCTATCCGGCTGAGTTTCATGGACAAACCGCGGTCGAAGCGGCTATTGAGTTGCAGGATAAGGTTGCTGATAAACTTGACGACATCGAACGAATCGAATTAACAACTCATGAATCCGCGATACGAATTATTTCCAAAGAGGGTGAGTTGCATAATCCAGCGGATCGCGATCATTGTATTCAATACATGGTGGCCTGTGGCTTATTATTTGGTGAATTAAACGCTGATCATTATGAAGATGATGTCGCTAAAGATTCGCGAATCGATGCTTTGCGTGACAAGATGACGCTTCAAGAAAATAAAGACTGGTCAAAGGATTATCATGAGCCGAGTAAGCGCAGCATTGCTAACGCGGTTCAAGTGTTTTTTAAAGACGGCAGCTCTACCGATAAAGTCATCGTTGAATACCCTCTCGGTCATAGAAGGCGTAGAGAAGAGGGGATTCCTGTCTTGATAGAAAAGTTTAAGAAGAATGTCTATACGCGCTTTCCTAAAAGGCATGGCGAAGAAATTATTGATTTATGCCTAGATGAAGAAGCGTTACTGAATACTCCTGTTAACGAGTTTATGAATTTGTTGGTGATATAAAAAACCTTCACCTAATTTTGACTTGCTATATGGCATGATTGGTTCTCAACTAGGAGGTGAGCCATGATGTTATCGGCTGGAGCGATCCAAAATTTGGATCGAAAGTTTAGACTTAATTTAATTAACAGTATTACTGGCGTCAAACCTGCCAACATGATTGGTACTGTCTCGTCTGATGGTGAAACCAACTTAGCCATCATTAGTTCGGTGGTACATCTTGGTAGCGACCCAGCGTTAGTGGGTTTTGTGACTCGGCCTACTGAAGAGATTCCCCGACATACTTATCAGAACATATTAGATACCACTTATTTTACTATCAATCACGTCAGTGCTGAGTACATAAAAAACGCTCACTACACCTCAACAAAATTTCCTCGAGAGATCTCTGAATTCAAGGAGTGTGGTTTTAGTGAAGAATATTTAGATGACTTTAAAGCTCCTTTTGTTAAGGAGTCTTTGATCAAAATAGGAGTGAAATACCGTCAGCAACTACCGATTGAATTAAATGGAACACGATTAATGATAGGAGAGATTCAAACCATTATATTTCCTGACGATGCGGTTAACGAAAAAGGCTACATGGATTTAGAAGGATTTAATAATGTCGGTATTGGTGGCTTAAATCAATACTACAGTCTTAAGAAAATTGGGGAGTTCCCTTATGCTAGGCTTGGTGATGAACCGGACTTTGATTAAGGGTTCGTTACCACTCAATCTCTTTACCATCCCAGGCAAAGAATTTGCCACTATCCTCTAGCGTGGTGTTTTCTAAAACATTCATCATCTTTGACACAGCGTATTCAGTGCTAAACAACTTTTCTTCCGGTACATTTGCTTGGAAGGGTTTGGAGAGTGATGTATCTGTGGTTCCGGGGTGAATTGCTACGACAACGCAATGTTTAAATCGTCTTGATGCTTCAATAGATAAGGTTTTTATCAACTGATTGAGTGCTGCTTTACTAGCGCGATAGCTGTACCAACCGCCAAGATAATTGTCGCCAATACTTCCAACCCGTGCTGATAAGGAAGCGAAAAGCCCAGTTGATTTTTGTGCTTTAGCGCCTGCCTCTAAGTGATGAAGTAAGTGTTTCGCAATTAATGGTGTTATCAGAGCATTCGCGCTTATTACTTCTTTAAAGCTGTTTGGGTTGAAGTCTTCGATTTTCTTTTCGGGACTGATGTCTTTAGAGTCGTTATGCAATACGCCACAGGCGTTAATGATGAGTTGGACTTCAAACTCTCTACCGGAGAGAAACTCTGAAAATAGCTGAAGTTCCTTCTCTGAACCGGGATCTAGCTTCATCATATGAAGCTTGCCTTTACTCTGACCCTCAATCGTTTTAAAGCTTTGGATTTGTCGAGTACAAGCAAACACATGGTCATATTGCGCTAAACAATACTCTACAAATTGGTGACCTATGCCACCGTTGGCTCCGAATATAATCGCTGTTTTCATGAAATAAGTATCCTCGCAGTGCTGTGAATAGAAAGTGAAGGATTATAAAATTGGGGCTGCTGAGCTTTGATTTGTCTTAAATTTCAGTATGATAGTTCGCAATAGGTTAAATGTAAGGAATCTGTTTTGTCTGAAAAACGCATGGGTATCACAGAGGTTTTAGAGTCCGTTAAAGACAATGCTGAGGGTGAGGATGTCGAGCTTGGAGAAGTCGTAGAGCATCTAGAGCATCGTGGTTTTGGTCCTATATTATTAGCTCCAGCCTTGGTCGCTTTGTTTCCGACAGGCGCTATTCCAGGGATACCCAGTGCATGCGGTATTCTCATCTTCTTAATTGCGATTCAAATGGCTTGGGGTAAAAAACACCCTTGGTTACCCAATAAGCTCACGGCTATCGGCTTCAGCCAAGAAAAGCTTGGAAAAGTTATCGATAAAGTCTGTCCATATACTAAGAAAATTGATCGTTGGTTTAAGCCTAGGTTATCGATTCTGTCTGAAGGGGTGGTGAAGCGCCTTGTGGCCTTGATGTGCGCTTTAGCGGGGCTGATTATGATTCCGTTAGAGCTGGTTCCTTTTGCGGTGATGCTGCCTGCGTTTGCAATTGTGTTAGCTGCCGTTGGACTCAGCACTGAAGACGGCATAGTTATTTCTATCGCCAGCCTGATTATGCTGGGTTCATTCTATCTGCTATATGTTAATTATATTCAGTAGCTGCTTTCTATCACGACAAAGTTAGTGAGAAGGGGGAGCTAAATGCTCGCTCTTGTTTGTCCACTGGGTCGATGAACTGCAACGTCTTTGCTAGAAGCTGCATGGGTTTTTGAAAGTTATCTTTTTCTTTCGGCTGTAACTCAGGGTAGAAGCGATCGTTAAGAATAGGGTAACCAATCTCCATCATATGCAAGCGTAATTGGTGCGTGCGTCCTGTGATGGGACTAAGTTTAAATAAGGCGTGGTCGTAGTTTTGCTCTAAACATTCAATCAACGACTCTGCATATTGCCCCTGAGACGGGTCGTTACTGTTAATAAAGCGAAATTTAGGCTTGCCCCGAGTTAAATAATTTTTGATATGCCACTGTTTTCCAACCATTGAAAGTGAAGTCGGTACATGAGTTATTGCTTGGTATTTTTTATGTATTCTCTGCTGACTGAACAATTGGTGGTAGTCACCGCGTGTTTCGGGGTTGGTCGAGAACATGACTAATCCAGCGGTGTCACGATCTAGGCGATGTATAGCCTGCAGCTCTTTTATCCCTGTGCGTTGTATGAGCCGTTCCTGCAAACATTCATTGACGAAAACCCCTCCGGGCATCACGGGCAAAAAAGGTGGTTTGTGTGCAATAAGAAAGTGATCATTATGCTCGACGATCGTTTCTTCGAAGGGAATTTGTGGCTCTTTCGTGACTTCTCGGTAATAGCCTAGCGTTTTATTGGGCTGGAAAAGTGTCATTTCATCAATAGCTCGATTGCTATCTTCACAATCACGATCATTGTCTCGCCAGAATACCTTGCCACTCTTCATACGCTCCTTCCACATCGTTGCGCTAATGTGCGGAAATTTCTCAACTAAAAAATCCAAAACGGATTTGTATTTCGCTGAAGCGGGGAGAGTGATGAATGATGGGCGATTTGCCTGTGACATGGTGTGATGATTCATGAGCTAAGGATTAGGATTGTAACAATATTAGGCCGAAATAGAGAAGACTCTATCTTGCTGTTGAAGTAGATTCCTATTTTTATATTTTCGGGGTATGATGTTTTCTGGATTACAACTGGACGATATTATGAAAAAAATTACTTATTTATTAATTGCTTGTGCAATGACTTTGCTTTTAACAGCATGTGGCGCACCGACTATTGATGCTTCGAGCGAGAAGGCGATGCAAGAATCCATGGAAGAGATCACCAAAGATATGACTGAAGCTGAGAAAACCGAGTTTGGTATGGCTATCATGGCTGTTTCGATGAAGGTTGCTATGTCAAATATGGGTAACCCAGAAAAAGCTGAGGAAGCTGTTCAGGAAGCCTTAGACGGAAAAACTGCGGAAGAAGTTATTGAAATGAGTAAAGAATAATAGACTGATATTATTGATTTACCTGAAAAAAGCGCTTTATGGCGCTTTTTTTATATCGCATAAAACAAGCCCTAATGAGTTCACTGCAAATTTGACTTGATTTGTAAATGATAACTGTTATCATTCGCGCCATATTTCTAGTTAAGGGCAAATTCATGAAGTATTCGTTAATTTCTACCGCAGTATTTGGGGCTTTGGCGCTCTCTAGCCAAGTTGCTTTTGCAGATGAAACTAAAGAAACAGAAACAATGGTGGTATCAGCAACTCGTGCACCATTACAACAAAGCGCAGTTCCAGCAACTGTGACCATCATTGACGGTGCTGAAATTCGTCAGCAACTGTCAGTGAGCAATTCTTTATCCGATATTTTGGGTAACTTGCTGCCTTCCTATAGTCCTTCGAGACAGAAACTAACGAGCTCTGGTGAAACGCTTCGTGGTCGTACGCCTTTATATTTGATTGATGGTGTGCCTCAGTCTAACCCTCTTAGAAACGGTTCACGTTCAGGAAATACCATTGATCCAATGTTGATTGAGCGAGTAGAGGTGATTCACGGCGCCAGTGCTATTCAAGGTTTAGGCGCCAGTGGCGGTATTATTAATATCATCACTAAAACGGCAAAGAGCGGCACTGAACATCAAATAACCGCAGGTCTATCTGCGCCAACGAGCGAAACCTCGGAAGGTTTATCTTACGATGCAGGTTACTTGGTGTCGCATGGTGAAGGTCAGTGGCAGTTTGTTGCAGGTGTTCACTTGCGTGAAACGGGCATGTACGTCGATGGTAACGGAGACTTGATTGGTGTTGATACTACTCAAGGCGACACCATGGACTCTAGCAGTCGCGACATTTTTGGTAAGGTCATTTATCAAATTAATAACGAACAGCAATTACAGCTGATGGTTAATCATTATGATCTAGCTACCAATGGCGATTACGTGACGGTTACTGGCGATCGTGCAAACGGCATCCCTGCAACATCGGTGCGTGGTGAGATTGAAGGCGATCCTGCTGAAAATGAAGTCACTACGGTGAGTTTGAACTTTAGTGATGCGGATTGGTTAGGCGCTGATCTGAAGTGGCAGCTATTCTCACAAGATTTTTCTGCACTGTATGGCGGCGGTCGTTTTGGCACCTTCCAAGATCCAGCGTATGGCGCTGATCTTTATGACCAGTCGCGCAACGATTCAAACAAGCTGGGGTCGCGTCTAACGCTAAACTGGTTAGAAGTTGCTGATAGCAATGTTGATATTACAACAGGCCTAGACTTTTTACGTGATCGCACTTACCAAGAGTTAGCGCAAACCGGTCGTAAGTGGGTGCCAGAAACTGACTTTGAAAACTGGGCACCTTATTTACAAGCGCGCTTAAACGAAGGCCCTTGGAGCTTTAGTGCGGGTTTACGTTATGAGTACGGCAAGTTAATTGTTGATGATTTTACGACGTTGGCATCTTACGGCAGTCAGGATGTTGAAGGTGGC
Proteins encoded:
- the acnD gene encoding Fe/S-dependent 2-methylisocitrate dehydratase AcnD yields the protein MNTNYRKKLEGTDLDYFDTRQAVEDIQEGAYDKLPYTSKVLAENLVRRCDPESLTASLKQLIERKRDLDFPWFPARVVCHDILGQTAFVDLAGLRDAIAEGGGDPAQVNPVVPTQLIVDHSLAVEHGGFEKDAFEKNRAIEERRNEDRFHFINWCKTAFKNVNVVPPGNGIMHQINLERMSPVIQARDGVAFPDTLVGTDSHTPMVDALGVIAVGVGGLEAESVMLGRASYMRLPDIVGVELTGKPQPGITGTDIVLAITEFLRNERVVSAYLEFFGEGASHLTLGDRATISNMTPEYGATAGMFYIDEQTIDYLKLTGREDEQVKLVEQYAKETGLWADGLSKAEYERVLTFDLSSVGRNLAGPSNPHARVSTSDLAEKGIVKDYEIEEGKMPDGACIIAAITSCTNTSNPRNMIAAGIIARNANKLGLQRKPWVKTSLAPGSKAVTAYLEESNLLPEMEKLGFGVVGYACTSCNGMSGALDPKIKQEIEERNLYSTAVLSGNRNFDGRIHPHADQAFLASPPLVVAYAIAGTIRFDIEKGVLGTDQEGNPVTLKDIWPTDEEIDSIISESVKPQQFRDVYEPMFNVEVDMGDKTDPLYDWRPMSTYIRRPPYWEGALAGERSMKDMRPLAVLGDNITTDHLSPSNAIQKSSAAGAYLDSMGVPEEDYNSYATHRGDHLTAQRATFANPKLLNEMVRDENGEVKQGSLARLEPEGKEMRMWETIETYMERKQPLIIIAGADYGQGSSRDWAAKGVRLAGVQVIAAEGFERIHRTNLIGMGVLPLQFEEGTTRKTLNIDGTETYDVEGDIAPGATMTLVIKRKDGERVEVPMICRLDTAEEVNIYEAGGVLQRFAKDFLAAS
- the prpF gene encoding 2-methylaconitate cis-trans isomerase PrpF, translated to MSATFSPQIRIPATYMRGGTSKGVFFNLTDLPEEAQVPGPARDALLLRVVGSPDPYGKHTDGMGGATSSTSKTVILSKSDIADHDVDYLFGQVSIDKPFIDWSGNCGNLTAAVGSFAINSGLVDAERIPENGHAEVRIWQANIEKTIIAHVPITNGQVQETGDFILDGVTFPAAEVQVDFLDPAGEGSMFPTGNLIDDLEVPNIGTFKATMITAGIPTIFLNADEINFNGKTYNGTELQEAINNDDEALEMFETIRAHGAVKMGLIENIEEAANRQHTPKVAFVAKPADYVSSSGKNISASDIDLNVRALSMGKLHHAMMGTAAVAIATASTIPGTVVNLAAGGGDRQSVIFGHPSGTLKVGAETELQNGQWIAKKVFMSRSARILMEGSVRVPGDCF
- a CDS encoding P-loop ATPase, Sll1717 family, whose product is MGGKLLEEIEDWKLEAKLENNNKYFFHTRVVNKVVEGKKSYVIGRKGTGKTAISEYLVSIKEDGYFAQKLTFKNFPFNKLYELSDDGYNEPNQYITVWKYLIYSTVCQMLSKNENVDLDSREKLEKLFNHDLTSALPNAVNEWTGFKFDIKVLGNGIGLGSEKKTSETKGADIAERVRVLEQFIEHKLGKETYVVLFDELDEDYKDIIDREKYKKYTDLLTSLFKAVQDIKAKFNRFKFYPVIFLRDDIYDILLDPDKNKWTDYKISLEWSRDNLKNLLAFRISRAVSLDSDGMNFQQAWSKVFKSGDVRYGNRGSKSMSIFNYITRCTQNRPRDFIRYLQICAELSLERGQDKVTPSIVKTVAKPFSNYLKTEMEDEIHGALPEIKKIFNLFTKLRKQTLNISEFEKIYNAEVSAENIPKRDYQFILEMLFMFSVIGNVTTQKNHQVFRYQNKDARLNMNEQICVHRGLYRALQIL
- a CDS encoding Vgb family protein, with product MFRRYLVFPAVVSSLLFVSGLAFSSVAGGSEAEKPSVKDASSLPSLLELEPYEVEWGGRPRDPAVAPDGMVWFCGQAGNYIARLNPETGAMKQFSVPEGSHPHNLIVASDGGVWYAGNQNGHIGRIDPKTGDIKQFPMPEEIKDPHTLVFDSDENIWFTAQHSNVIGHLDVESGEVRFVKGTKKGSRPYGIKLNSQGVPWVVMVGTNKLATVDPETMALKEVDIPREKARPRRMEITSDDSVWYVDFNRGYLGQYNPETEKFTEWLSPNGHDSQPYGTVLDSEERIWFAETGPYPNVMLGFDTGAKAFVSKTIVESGGSVRHMYYDEAKNEFWFGVDTGFIVRGQPN